A window of Dickeya zeae NCPPB 2538 contains these coding sequences:
- a CDS encoding phage holin family protein: protein MNETDKSIVSLFIIGTLIAVGKVLASSKPITLRLFVGRVMLGGFVSMMAGIALVQFPDLSPVAINGIGAALGIAGYQAIELLIQRRVQQLSEQTKSGESDDAH, encoded by the coding sequence ATGAATGAAACTGATAAAAGCATTGTCTCCCTATTTATTATCGGCACGCTGATTGCCGTCGGCAAAGTGCTGGCAAGCAGTAAACCCATCACACTCCGACTATTTGTAGGGCGTGTGATGCTGGGAGGATTCGTCTCGATGATGGCGGGTATCGCACTGGTTCAATTCCCCGACCTGTCACCTGTTGCCATTAACGGCATTGGCGCAGCACTCGGCATCGCTGGTTACCAGGCTATTGAACTGCTTATTCAACGCCGTGTTCAACAACTGAGCGAACAGACCAAATCGGGGGAAAGTGACGATGCCCACTAA